Part of the Vitis vinifera cultivar Pinot Noir 40024 chromosome 13, ASM3070453v1 genome is shown below.
GGTTGACTTACTACTTTATCCTCCACCCACAAGACCCAATGAATGCTACAAAGAGAACAATGACAGTCTAGCACAAGTACAACACCAAACAAACTCAGCCACTTCAACAACTCCTGACCATGCAATATGCTCCAAATTTTATCCGGAAATATATCCTATTACCTGTACCAGAGCATCTGGTCGAGACTCAAAAACAATTAGGAGCACACCTAATGGGCATGACATCTTCTCTAGGATAAGTCCATCTGCAACCTGGATGCAAGAACAGGCATCAGAAACATCACAGATAAACGTTTTAACTCAAGGACAATATTCCTGCTGGAAAATGTAAATCTGTTCCAGAAAGTAATAGCTGAGATACAACCAGGTGTGCATGTACATATAAGTTCAAATTCATATGAAATTACATGCTTAAGCCCCCCTTTCTTTACCTCAGTTCTCTTCAAAACATGACCAATTGGTTCTTCCATGTTTGCAAGCACACGAATTGAGTTTGCAAGGCTTGAAATCTGTAAAATGCAACCATAGATAAGATTCAGAAACAAGAATCTGTGCCAAAAATGATTTGAGAAaccaagagtttttttttttttttttttctgataggtGAGAAATGAAGAGTTATGGTCCTATGAGAGCATTATACATGAGGAACACCACATTTTAGGGAGTAATTagagttggaaaaaaaaaaaaaaaaaaagaagtcacAAGGAGTAGAAAGAAATGATTTAATCTAGCATAGCCAAAATCCGGGTAGTCAGAATAGTCTTGCCTTTCCAGGCTTTAGAACCAGCCTTGAAACCAATGATTTTTCATATCCAGCCAGTTGTGCTGCCTCAACATCAgcatcattttcaattttaatcaGTTCTTCATTTGTTTCCAGTGCATTGGCTATGTCCAGTAAAATCTTCTTCCTGTCTTGTGAAGACATTGCCTATATGTACAGCATTACTCAATTATTCACTACAGTTaagatgaataataaaaataggaaGTTACTGAAGCAAAAAGTTTCAGAATCAGCAAAAGAGATAGGGATACTTTGTGGCATATTATAAAGCCTTATTTGTTAATAACCATAAAGCAATGTGATGCTACCTGAAGCCGCCTGGAACTTTCCCTTGCTGCAACTGCCATTTCACGTGCGCCAACTTCTTTAACTTGTACCCATTTATAGGCATCTCGATGAAAAAGAGTGCCAATACGCTCCCCATTAAGGACCTTTAAGATACTTCCAGTAGCATACCCACTTTGAAGAAGATGACAAAGAATTTAGTGCAGAATCAATCAAAGACCAGCAAGCAGAAAGCACTAAAACACGAGCTGCATGGGTTTAATGGTTAATGCTTATAACTCATCCCTATTATTGATTCATTAATTTTGAGTTGGAATCatctcttaggattttagaagaagaagaacaggGATAAATGGAGAACTACATCTCTTTCAAACATCAATTTGTTCTCACTTGCAGCTAATCCATGCAATGTGCTGGAATATGTAGAattatgaaaagaaaaggtgCTAAAGAGACTTTtaagttagaaaaataaaaaggagttGGCTAGTATAAAAGAAATCGCcggaaaattttgaagaaatagGATTTCTTGATTTTAACTGAATAATATTGTCAAAAAACTTATTATAGGGCCTACTAATGTTGCTACTATTTTAGTATTTCTATCAGTGATTTGCCTGGCTCAAGAGCTGTTCAAATTCTCTTTAATGACTCCAGGCAGAGGTGTTGGCAGTGGATCCTAAGGTCTAAATGTCTAGGATGTTGGTATAAAATACCCATCACAAGACACTTAATTGAAGGGCAAGGATTTAAGTTCATTAACAATTCCTTTTTGAGAGCGTTTTATGTCATTACTTGCAAAAGATGCTTTGCAATTACTGTGACACCAATGGATAAGGAAGTGGAGGGAACTTCAGATATTTCTGATGGAGCAAGTAAAGATGGAGAAGGagtatttgaattaaaattcaGCAGTTGAAAAAGAAGATTCAAAAACAGGTTATAGTTCATCTATAAAACTCATGAATGATATTAAAGGAGGCATTCCAAGATCACAATTTGACTGTCCAAATGTGAGAAAAAGTGTACCTCAGAAGCATACCTAGTAATAACAACAGGAATGCCAGCCTGAGATGAATAAACTGCAGATTTTACTTTCGCAGTCATACCCCCTCTTCCAACCCTCGACTTGTCTCCAAAAGTAATCTGTCCCTGATGACCTTTTTCCAAGTATGTATGGATTAGCTTTGAACGTGGATCACTAGGAGGGCCACTATAAAGACCATCTACATCGCTCAATAGAACAAGGAGGTCAGCCTTTAGCTGCAAAGCCAGTAGGCCTGCTAAACTGTCATTATCCCAAAATATTCCCGAAGAATCCTGCAAAAGAGTTAATATAATCAGACAGGGGTGGatcaagataaataaatttcagGATTCAATGAAACTAAGAGCATAGGACAGGATTTAAAAGGACCTTCCAATAATAATTATGTTGGACGTAGAAAGACCTAAATGCCCTATTCCTACTCCAATTCCTTAAATACAGAACAGTGGAATATAGACTTGAAGAAAAAGGCATTATTGGTCCACACCTATTTCCCATTCCTTAAATAGCAAAGCCTGTGTGGTTAAATATAGACTAGAAGAGAAAGGTGGAAATAGAccaaagaaattagaaagattTAAGTACCCTTCTCACTAAAACCTCAATCAAATAGAAGCCATTAAATAACTTTCCAAAGACCATCATTTAAATGATCATTTACATAAGATCCATGTACTGTAGTATCAATGGTATGATCAAGTTTGATAAAAAGACTCCAAAGATATAGTtgacttaaatttaatttcaatagaTTATAAATTTGCATCTAGCACTTATTCtgctattaaaaaaaacttacctCTAACTCAATACCATAATTGATTGAtttcattattttccttttttctttatattctttTGATGGATTACATGTGTCTCAACCATGAATTAGTTTGCAAAGCAGTTATGACACAGACCTTAAAGCAAGAGTCAAAGAAGAGGTTATTCAGTGCTCCAAAcactactaaaaaaaaaaaagaagcagaaGTCTTAGGTTTCCTAAACCCCATATCTGAGAGCAGTGGGAGTTCTTTGAACCATTGTAGTCTTCCGTTTCTCATGTTCAACTAATGACAGAGAAACAACATGTTTGTGACTCATAAAAAATTAGTCAATGAAGGCAtgccaaaagaaaaatattcattcatgtaaaaaaaaagttaaaaaaattaatgagtaAATTTAACCTCTCCGCAATGAAAATAAGCAAACCAAAGAAGACTAACATACCTCATATGGAGCTTTCCTTGTACTTACAGcatcattttcattaaatatagGAATAACCCTCAAAGCTAACAATGAATCCACTGTTTGAGTAAGTTGATTTCGGAAAGCTTCAtccctaaaatcattatcagtCACAAGAAGCTGAGCTGATGTCACATCCAGCTggatataaagaaaattaaaaaaagagggCATTagattcaaaaattaaaagagtagaGAATGACATGTGTATTGAAAACATCAACCAACAGAACCAACTAGCAAGGGGCGCATTAGTAGATAATCGAAGACAAAATACAAATCAATCCCCTGTACTCACAGAACAGATAAAAAGCAAATTATGTGCTTTACCTGGCTAAATAATGTGTCATAGAGAGCCATAAGGTTATTTTGTCCAACAGCTGCACACGCCTTACCATCAAGCTCAGCTTGTGGTTTTTGGAGATCAGCAAAGCTGCGAGACATCAGCACAACCAAATATGTAGTCAAATCTCAATAACATGAGAATAGAAACTTTCACATTAATTGAAACATATAAAGGTCGAAAATTGTTTGtccatttttttgtttaaaagatatttttaaagatattaaagAAACAGCTAGCAACCAAATCTAGCATTCAGCCTCATATAACATCCAAGAAGAAACATCAATGTCTCAGGTTGCTGCCTGCACAAGCATCCAAAGAGTTCCTTCTGTGAAGTAACATGAGTAATGATGCCAACAACTTGTGCCAAGTTAAGGGAATATTAACACCTTCAGATCAATTGAAGAGAAGGTACTTAACAATAACATATACTCACtggcaaagaaaaaaaaaattaagaaatacaTATATGATATCAAGGCAGAAAGGAAATTGTAAAACCTGCTGTTGAGTAAACTCCTGTATCTAAGCCTTTGGCGACCAAGGCCAACAGCACCTGATGTGACCACAATGACCTGATATCCTTGAGAGTTCAATTCTTTGATCTGcattttcaacattttaaattgaaagcatgtcaaattcaataaataaacaGAACAGAAATACCAATATACCCTAaggcaaaataattttttaagccAAGCCTAACATACCTGCTCACAAAGTGCACCTAGTCTTCCGAGTGCTAATCTTCCATCAGACCGAGTGACAACAGCAGTCCCAAACTTTAATAACCAAAGCACAAAATCAGCAAAcacaccaaagtatcaatttttttagttggCAGTGCATATAAAGATCcaaatttagtatttttatggTAAGAAACCAAGGAAAGAAGTAAAAGTAGGAAACATTTTGACAGTTTTCACTTCAATGACAAACCCACTGAGAAATCAAAGATTATTAATGTCTAAAAATCTAaggttaaaacaaaaaaatccaacAGTTAGGGTTGTTAACCAACGCAACCAAATATTGCCTGAGATTAAAATTTCAGACATTTTATGATAGTCCATTATCAATGAAAATGGTCAAATAACTGGGCACAACAAGGTGTGCAGAAATGGTACAGCAGTGAACACCATCTGCAACTGTGATGTTTGCTGTTGTATTTGGCCCCTTGAAAAGTTTCAATtctttggaaattgttttttaaaacccaaAAGAGAAACAGAAACTATTGAAGGTGGGCCCTGAGATGTTCATTTTTAGTTGTTaccatttccaaaaatattaatGTAAACACAAATTTACTATAGCTAATCCCATGTGTttgtgtatatgtatatatatatatatgaaaatatgtaattttttttgtacacATGGCCTATCAAAAAATAGGTACACACATATACATGAAATCAGATCAataaagctaaactagaaaaatgGTAAATATAAATGCTACAGAACAGACCCTACATCATTGGTTGTTGAGTTGTTCTCActccaaatatataaaaaaaaaatgatgatatatatatatatatatagaatgaACCGTTGCTTCTTTAGTAATTGTTACTATAAAGCATAAAACAGAAATGACAGTAAAAGAAGGCATTTGGTCCTGCatgggaaggaaaaaaaaacaaaaacaaaaagataaagaGAAACAGAAATGGTACAAAGTATGCAAAatgttttccttttcccttttcgTTTGTGTTTGGATTAAAAGATATGAATATATCTGTATCTATAATACACCCATACACGTACATGAATGAACAGGTCTATACGTACAAGGGGGAACTTATCTACGTTTATGTCTATGAATAAATGAGAAATGAGGAAGTAATTGACAATAAACTACAAAAGTGAAATTAAATTCCCAGAAAAACCCTCAATGAACAGAGCAATGCCCTTAGGCCACTACATTAGCGGGGATATCACATCCAGCTCAGTCAACCTCAACAAACCAAGCATTCATATGAGGACTAGAAGAGTGTCAAATTTGacctcttttctttccttttcctgcATTGTCTCAGCAACCAAAGGGAGCTCACAATCATCTCAAATCGGTAAACACAAGCTCAAACTCGAAAAAGTAAGAGCAAGACAGAGTCAACCTTGGAATGCATTTGAATCAGAACATCAAAatcaaaaaaattacttaaaatttcaaacattatGACTGTTCAATAAATTCAAAACTTCGCATCAGAACACTAGggtttatgagaaaaaaaaacgcAGCAAGAAGAAAAAACTCTGCTAGCTAAAACCTTGATTACGAGACGCTTAACGTCCTTGACAAAAGCTCGAGTTGGATCCATGGCGTCCATGTGCATCGGAGCGTGTCCAAATCGTTCGACTCAGTCCGGTAAACGTCGCCACTCGGTAGCGGCAGGGCTCAAAATGATACGACTTCGAAGATCAGTTTTTACACGCATTTATATCAAGTCGCCTGATGAAACTGTTGAATATCACCGGGCTACACCCAATGATTACGCGCCACGAATGTAGAAAGGGTGTTTTCGTCATTCAGAAATAAAACATAGCGGAGCCCACGTCCAGCAAGGGTTCACGGCGGCGGTGGTGTTGCCTGGGCATGTGGATTGTCTGTAAAGTAAATAGCGGCTCAAAGGATGCCAGCTCATCCCACTCATTGTCTACTCTCGACTCGTGTCTGTGGTTCATAGCAACGTCGTCGTCCTGGTTTATCAAGAACGGTCCGCCACGGAATTACGTGTGCATTTACTAATTAATACTTTAGGCTAAATTGACGTTCTgccacatattttattttttggactgatattccaaatttaataatttatcttctaaattatttaaaaaatacagTGTTtacgattttaatttctattaataaaaaaatatatgcgATCATACCATTATACCATTATATTTTATGCCAAGTGCCATATATGcgaattttttctattaagaaaaatatattttattaaaaaatataaaatataaaatatgctTATTTACCAAATTTGGGGAtgagttatttattatttaattcaaacactcttgatttacaaaaatatcaacCTAATAATACGTGGAATTaactatgatttttttattattatttaatagtttatttaatgaaataaataagtttcaaaACATTTACTCATTCAAATACAAGTCTTAAATACACGTAATAATgttattctcaaatttaatgaTAGATCACCTAAAGGATGATTTGTATAACAAGTCCATACAAAatgagtgtttgataaaacttaatacttattatttaatgaattaatttgattttaagttaaattatatttaagttattaacttaaaatttattagttaattgttattttaagtattaagattatttgataaaattaatttataagttattttaaatcatcaaatcaaattaatttataaattattttataagttatctattttgaaatatttcgAATAATTCACTCAAATTTTGCCCTGATATCTCCGCATTTTCTGATTTTTCGAAAGTCAATGCGGGGTATGTTGATTCATCCTCATAGATGGCTTAGAACCAATAGTTCATTATCTAATGGATATTTCCGTTCTAATACTTCATCCGAAAGTTatcaatatttatcaaatttgttATTGACTAACGTAAAGGCTATTGAATCGAATGATAAAGACATTATTGAGACATTATTGAGAAAAGACAGCTATTGGATCAAACGACAAAGACaatgttgaaaaaaatatggCTATTGGATCAAATGAGAAATAcattattgagaaaaatatgGCTTTTCCCATACGAAATGAGAATTGGGTTCATGTAATAGGAGAAAGATTTATCCTTCCTTAGCCGAAAAGATATGTGGTCATGAAATAGGGATTAAGTGGAATGGAATTGACTATGTGGTAGACCAATAATATGCTACTGCTAAAATCAGGAAAACATGGGGTCAAATTTGTTAACACACTTGTTTCTTCCATATTTTGGACTGGGAAAACATAGGGTAATCCTTTAACTACCGTGCCTGCAACAAATGTGTGTTTGTTAATTTATATgcataataaatatgttaaaattcattatttaaaataataaataaattaattttaattctctttAGGTGATCAATGGTGAGTAGCCTGCTCCAAGCCGCCTCCCAACCAAAGAAGCTAGCCCTAATTAGAACCCAAGGCATCCAGATAAGTCTAGCCAGGAAAGGAGGTCTAGTGCCCCTTAAGAACGAGCCATAAAAAGACTTGACTGAGAAAGTCCGATTCTTGTTCTCTTTCCACCAAAGCAAGTCATCCACTGCTCTTCTAATGGTCAAAGGATGAAGCTTGCTTAACAAGTTTTCTACTTcccccacctcccaatcatttaggtGTCTATTAAAATGTAGCTCCCAACTCCATCCTCCTCCCAAGCATCAACAACCCAACCTTCTTTGTTGACTGCTAaattaaacaagtttggaaaaacATCTTCTAGAGATTGATTTTCACACCACaagtccttccaaaatttcactctaGTATCATCCCCTACGATGAAGCCGGAGTGAGTTCTAATGTTCTCCCAATCATTTTTTAtggccttccaaacccccactgcATAACGGTCTCTTACACCTTTGGAGCACCACCCACCCTCTTGAAGGCCGTACTTTTGAGAGATAAGTTGCTTCTATAGGGGATCATTCTCAATAGCaaatctccacaaccacttcccaaGTAAGGCCTTATTAAAAGCAACTAGGCTGCGGATGCCCAGGCCTCCATCCTTTTTAGCGAcacaaataattttctaactcACCAAAT
Proteins encoded:
- the P5CS gene encoding pyrroline-5-carboxylate synthetase isoform X1 — its product is MHMDAMDPTRAFVKDVKRLVIKFGTAVVTRSDGRLALGRLGALCEQIKELNSQGYQVIVVTSGAVGLGRQRLRYRSLLNSSFADLQKPQAELDGKACAAVGQNNLMALYDTLFSQLDVTSAQLLVTDNDFRDEAFRNQLTQTVDSLLALRVIPIFNENDAVSTRKAPYEDSSGIFWDNDSLAGLLALQLKADLLVLLSDVDGLYSGPPSDPRSKLIHTYLEKGHQGQITFGDKSRVGRGGMTAKVKSAVYSSQAGIPVVITSGYATGSILKVLNGERIGTLFHRDAYKWVQVKEVGAREMAVAARESSRRLQAMSSQDRKKILLDIANALETNEELIKIENDADVEAAQLAGYEKSLVSRLVLKPGKISSLANSIRVLANMEEPIGHVLKRTEVADGLILEKMSCPLGVLLIVFESRPDALVQIASLAIRSGNGLLLKGGKEAKRSNAILHKVITEAIPDSVGKKLIGLVTSREEIPNLLKLDDVIDLVIPRGSNKLVSQIKDSTKIPVLGHADGICHVYVDKSANMDTAKHIVLDAKVDYPAACNAMETLLVHKDLVQTGGLNQLIVELRNEGVTLYGGPRASALLNLPEAHSFHHEYNSMACTVEIVDDVHSAIDHIHRHGSAHTDCIIAEDLEVAEVFLRQVDSAAVFHNASTRFCDGARFGLGAEVGISTSRIHARGPVGVEGLLTTRWILRGNGQVVNGDKGVTYTHKELTLQP
- the P5CS gene encoding pyrroline-5-carboxylate synthetase (The RefSeq protein has 5 substitutions, 7 frameshifts, 1 non-frameshifting indel compared to this genomic sequence), with translation MHMDAMDPTRAFVKDVKRLVIKFGTAVVTRSDGRLALGRLGALCEQIKELNSQGYQVIVVTSGAVGLGRQRLRYRSLLNSSFADLQKPQAELDGKACAAVGQNNLMALYDTLFSQLDVTSAQLLVTDNDFRDEAFRNQLTQTVDSLLALRVIPIFNENDAEVTRKAPYEDSSGIFWDNDSLAGLLALQLKADLLVLLSDVDGLYSGPPSDPRSLLIHTYLEKGHQGQITFGDKSRVGRGGMTAKVKSAVYSSQAGIPVVITSGYATGSILKVLNGERIGTLFHRDAYKWVQVKEVGAREMAVAARESSRRLQAMSSQDRKKILLDIANALETNEELIKIENDADVEAAQLAGYEKSLVSRLVLKPGKISSLANSIRVLANMERPIGHVLKKTEVADGLILEKMSCPLGVLLIVFESRPNALVQIASLAIRSGNGLLLKGGKEAKRSNAILAKVITEAIPDSVGKKLIGLVTSREEIPNLLKLDDVIDLVIPRGSNKLVSQIKDSTKIPVLGHADGICHVYVDKSANMDTAKHIVLDAKVDYPAACNAMETLLVHKDLVQTGGLNQLIVELRNEGVTLYGGPKASALLNLPEAHSFHHEYNSMACTVEIVDDVHSAIDHIHRHGSAHDCIIAEDLEVAEVFLRQVDSAAVFHNASTRFCDGARFGLGAGGWISTSRIHARGPVGVEGLLTTRWILRGNGQVVNGDKGVTYLHPQGAYFAALSLSHSLLGGDLLNNVGLGTFDFSFCNGRRVNWTLDLKEVIYQ